TATGGCGCAGCAGAATCCGGTTCCCGCTGGGCTGCGCGTGGGTGTAGTCGGCGGCGGCTGCTCCGGCTTCTCGTATTCGATGTCGTTCGAGAACGGCGCCGGCATGATGGACAAGGTGCTCGATGTCGACGGCCTGAAGATTTACGTCGATGCCACGTCGATGATGTACCTCAATGGCGTGACCGTTGACTACGTCGAAACGCTCGAAGGCGCGGGATTCAAGTTCGAAAATCCCAACGTGAAGAACACTTGCGGCTGCGGTTCGTCCTTCAACGTGTAACGTTTCAGATTTCAGATGCCCCGCTTGCGAGCGGGGCTTTTCGTTTACGCGCAGAGCTCTACAACAGTCGAGCCACGAGATCGTAATCGTGTGCTTCGGTAATTTCGCAACGATAGAACTGTCCGGGCTGAACGTCTTCGTGATCGCCGAAGTCGTTGATGTACACCTTGCCGTCAATCTCCGGCGCGTGCATAGCCGTGCGTCCTTCCCAAAGCAGTTCGCTTTCGCCGGACGGCCCTTCAACAAGGATGTCGAACTCGCGCCCGACCAGTGCGCGCTTCGCTTTCTTACTGATCTGCTTTTGGATGGACATCAGCTTCTTCCGACGACGTTCAATCTCACGCTGCGGGAGCTTGTCTGCGAGGTGAAAAGCCTTGGCGCCGTCCTGGTCTGAATAGGAGAACGCGCCCAGCCAGTCGAACCTCGCGGCCTTCACAAAGTCGCAAAGATCAGTGAAGTCCTGCTCGGTTTCGCCGGGAAATCCGACGATGAACGAACTTCTTAGCGTGACGTTGGGAATGGTGGCGCGCATCTTTTCAATCGTGTTCAGAAATATGTCGGCGTTCGCGCCGCGCTTCATCAACTTCAGGACGTTACCCGAAGCGTGCTGAAGCGGCACATCGATGTACGAGCAGATCTTCTCGTGCTTCGCGATTGTCTCCAGCAGCTTGCCCGTAATCTTGTTTGGATAAGCGTAGAGAAACCGCACCCAGCGCAAGTCTTCGATATCAGCCAGCTTCTCCAGCAGCAGCGCGAGGCCATCCTTCAGGCCGAGATCTTCGCCGTAGCAGGTGGTGTCCTGTCCGATGAGCGTAATTTCGCGCACGCCTGACTTCGCCAGCCGTTCAGCTTCGGCGATCACCGATTCAAAACGGCGCGACCGGAACTTGCCGCGCAACTGCGGGATAATGCAGAACGTGCAGGGATGATCGCATCCCTCGGCAATCTTGATGTACGCCGAATATTTCGGAGTGGCCAGCACACGTGGCGTCTCTTCGTCGTAGAGGTAGTTTGGCAAGTCGGCGACGGCGCCATCCCACGACTCGCGTGAGAATCGTCCGGCGGCTTCGCGGGCGTTACCTTCTTCGCGTCCGGAGAGGATCACGAACGGGGAATTACTCTGCTGTTGTTTCCGAGGCTGAATTCCCGCAGCCTGCAACACTTGTTCAAGCTCACCTGTGCCGACCACTGCGTCGACCTCGGGAATGTCCTTCTGGATGTCGTTGCGATAGCGTTCAACGAGGCAACCGGCAACGACAAGGCGCTTGGCGCGGCCTTCAGTCTTGTGCTGCGCCATCTCCAGGATGGTGTTCACGGACTCCTGCTGGGCCGAGTCGATAAAGGAGCAGGTGTTTACGACGATGACGTCGGCTTCGTCGGCGCGAGGCGTCAGCTCGGCTCCGGCGCGCGACAATAATCCCATCATGACCTCGCTGTCCACGAGGTTTTTGGGACACCCCAGGCTTACAAAGCCGACTTTCGGACGCGCTGGCAGGGAAGCGCCCTGCGATGTTTCGTCCTGCGGCTCAGTTTTGGGCTGAGGCACTACGGTGAGCGTTGGATCAGACATGCAATCCTTCTATTTTAAAGCAGTTCTGGGGATTGCGGTAAGTTCAATGAGC
This genomic window from Terriglobales bacterium contains:
- the rimO gene encoding 30S ribosomal protein S12 methylthiotransferase RimO, producing the protein MSDPTLTVVPQPKTEPQDETSQGASLPARPKVGFVSLGCPKNLVDSEVMMGLLSRAGAELTPRADEADVIVVNTCSFIDSAQQESVNTILEMAQHKTEGRAKRLVVAGCLVERYRNDIQKDIPEVDAVVGTGELEQVLQAAGIQPRKQQQSNSPFVILSGREEGNAREAAGRFSRESWDGAVADLPNYLYDEETPRVLATPKYSAYIKIAEGCDHPCTFCIIPQLRGKFRSRRFESVIAEAERLAKSGVREITLIGQDTTCYGEDLGLKDGLALLLEKLADIEDLRWVRFLYAYPNKITGKLLETIAKHEKICSYIDVPLQHASGNVLKLMKRGANADIFLNTIEKMRATIPNVTLRSSFIVGFPGETEQDFTDLCDFVKAARFDWLGAFSYSDQDGAKAFHLADKLPQREIERRRKKLMSIQKQISKKAKRALVGREFDILVEGPSGESELLWEGRTAMHAPEIDGKVYINDFGDHEDVQPGQFYRCEITEAHDYDLVARLL
- a CDS encoding iron-sulfur cluster assembly accessory protein translates to MATTTTPTIGTKTTPINMTSTAVAKVKEIMAQQNPVPAGLRVGVVGGGCSGFSYSMSFENGAGMMDKVLDVDGLKIYVDATSMMYLNGVTVDYVETLEGAGFKFENPNVKNTCGCGSSFNV